The following proteins come from a genomic window of Flavobacteriaceae bacterium MAR_2010_188:
- a CDS encoding chromate transporter, which yields METTERERLKEVASVFFKLGCISFGGPAVHISMMEDEIVKKRKWISTQHFLDLIGATNIIPGPNSTEMTMHCGYERAGVKGLFVAGFCFIFPAVIITGFLAYLYQEYGQLPEVEPFIYGIKPAVIAIILMAAFRLGKKAVKNTTLAVIGILTLLVCFLGVNEIIALFGAGLIGFLIYKFKKNSTSVNSFIPLIILQIEEYAKLENIKILLVFLKIGAILYGSGYVLFAFLDAELVANGWMSRQALVDAIAVGQFTPGPVLSTATFVGWQLGGFAGAIAATAGIFLPSFIFVLILNPLVPKMRKSEWISAVLDAINVAAVALILYICIKIGQETLLDWRTILIAIISLITVFYFNKLNSAYIVLGGALLGYILLLI from the coding sequence ATGGAAACGACAGAAAGAGAACGATTAAAGGAAGTTGCCAGCGTTTTCTTTAAGTTGGGTTGCATCTCTTTTGGTGGACCAGCGGTTCATATTTCTATGATGGAGGACGAAATCGTAAAAAAGAGAAAGTGGATTTCTACCCAACATTTTCTTGATTTAATCGGCGCGACCAATATCATTCCCGGACCAAATTCTACAGAAATGACCATGCATTGTGGTTACGAAAGGGCAGGAGTGAAGGGCCTCTTCGTGGCGGGGTTCTGTTTTATTTTCCCCGCAGTAATCATTACCGGATTTCTTGCTTATTTATATCAGGAATATGGTCAATTGCCAGAAGTAGAACCTTTTATTTATGGAATTAAACCGGCCGTAATCGCCATCATCTTAATGGCCGCATTCAGGTTAGGGAAAAAAGCAGTTAAAAATACGACCTTAGCGGTAATAGGAATTTTAACCTTGTTAGTTTGTTTTCTGGGGGTCAATGAAATCATTGCACTTTTTGGAGCTGGTCTTATTGGTTTCCTAATTTATAAATTCAAAAAAAATTCAACTTCTGTAAATTCCTTTATTCCGTTAATAATATTACAGATAGAAGAATATGCAAAATTAGAGAACATTAAAATATTATTGGTATTCCTTAAAATTGGAGCGATTTTATACGGAAGCGGCTATGTGTTGTTTGCTTTTTTAGATGCTGAACTTGTAGCAAATGGGTGGATGAGCAGGCAAGCGCTTGTAGATGCAATTGCGGTAGGCCAATTTACTCCTGGCCCAGTTCTGTCTACTGCAACTTTTGTCGGTTGGCAATTGGGAGGTTTTGCTGGCGCTATTGCAGCCACGGCTGGTATTTTTTTACCATCCTTTATATTCGTTTTAATTTTGAATCCATTAGTGCCTAAAATGAGAAAGAGCGAATGGATTTCTGCGGTTTTAGATGCCATAAACGTGGCGGCAGTCGCTTTAATATTATATATCTGTATAAAAATTGGACAAGAAACGTTGTTGGATTGGCGAACAATCCTCATCGCTATTATTAGCTTGATTACGGTTTTTTATTTTAACAAATTAAACAGCGCCTATATTGTCTTGGGTGGTGCGCTATTAGGATATATTCTGTTGTTGATTTAA